A single region of the Streptomyces sp. NBC_01262 genome encodes:
- a CDS encoding ATP-binding protein: MTDEGGQSARGRRQLTERDAELTAIDAALTELCDTGNGPPTARRGGLLVYAGPAGSGKTTLLGEVRKKAAARGCTVLSARGGEQEHHMAFHVVRQLVQPVLAAASEEEHRRIMGSWYDIVAPAVGLVAAEGVGAPDPTGVRDGLDWLVTRFAVRYTPCVLILDDAHWTDPETLSWLAAFAPRAEELPMLVVLAYRPDELPPQGTAFRKLAERNGSRPFDLLPLTPGAVGRIVHDTLGAGADEPFRHECWAVTGGNPFEVVELLAKVRDRGLKPQQENISELRELASAVKGSGLITRIERLGTSAVRLAYATAVLGAATTPALAARIAALGGEEAADAIDRLRVARILTGGTAPDEPLDFVHPLIATSVYRSIPGALRTGMHGEAAVAVVEAGLGAAATARHLQETPAEGDPWVVTQLREAAREYLRSGAPEAARRCLARALREPPPFGDRAAVLFELGCSSLLAEPATTVNHLRSALEQPDLAPALREAITYRLAQALGHSDRMAEAAQVVAQEARQAASAKTRLRMQAEQFMWNAFRADEADSPVRSRRLAKLADHLTGRGLAERYILGLRGWDAMVRGEPAATALKYADQALGDGLSWTDDNWGFEVPVLVALTYMYCDQPGQAELLFTQGIAECERKGWRGAHLSFGFTLLGYIRYRRGRLAEAEDLVQAGLRIANRVGSQVPAQWFALGILIEILLARGRVREARQLADTFHYGDVVPNAVVYPDSATVYTGLLLAEGLRQDAEQRLTAVGARFDARGMRNPAWCPWQLNLSSALALADPERAAAQASEALARARQFGTESAIGQALLAAAEVASGPEELNLLTEAVRHLERSPAAYDLARGLVAHGSALRRAGLPQDAADQLYRGLEDAVHCGADSLAARARDELSAAGLRPLPLRYADTDGLTAQERAVAEHAARGQGTAAIAGELGISERTVNRLLSAACRKVGTDQAGLSRALAKTAEGRRGS, translated from the coding sequence ATGACGGACGAAGGCGGGCAGTCGGCACGCGGGCGGCGTCAACTGACCGAGAGGGACGCCGAACTCACCGCCATCGACGCGGCGCTGACCGAGCTGTGCGACACCGGCAACGGGCCGCCCACGGCCCGGCGCGGCGGCCTGCTCGTCTACGCGGGGCCGGCCGGATCGGGGAAGACGACCCTGCTGGGCGAGGTGCGCAAGAAGGCCGCTGCCAGGGGCTGCACGGTGCTGTCGGCGCGTGGCGGCGAACAGGAACACCACATGGCGTTCCATGTCGTGCGCCAGCTCGTCCAGCCGGTCCTGGCCGCGGCCTCCGAGGAGGAACACCGCCGGATCATGGGCAGTTGGTACGACATCGTCGCCCCGGCCGTCGGGCTGGTCGCGGCGGAGGGCGTCGGCGCCCCCGACCCGACCGGTGTGCGCGACGGCCTGGACTGGCTCGTGACCCGGTTCGCGGTGCGCTACACCCCCTGCGTACTGATCCTGGACGACGCCCACTGGACCGACCCCGAGACCCTGTCCTGGCTCGCCGCGTTCGCGCCCCGGGCCGAGGAACTGCCGATGCTGGTCGTCCTCGCCTACCGTCCGGACGAACTGCCGCCGCAGGGCACGGCGTTCCGCAAACTGGCCGAGCGCAACGGCTCGCGCCCGTTCGACCTGCTGCCGCTGACCCCCGGGGCGGTCGGCCGCATCGTCCACGACACCCTCGGCGCGGGCGCCGACGAGCCCTTCCGCCACGAGTGCTGGGCCGTCACCGGCGGCAACCCCTTCGAGGTCGTGGAACTCCTCGCCAAGGTGCGCGACCGGGGCCTCAAGCCCCAGCAGGAGAACATATCCGAACTCCGCGAACTCGCCTCCGCCGTCAAGGGCAGCGGCCTGATCACCCGCATCGAGCGGCTCGGCACCTCCGCCGTCCGGCTCGCCTACGCCACCGCGGTCCTCGGCGCGGCCACCACCCCGGCACTCGCGGCGCGGATCGCGGCGCTCGGCGGGGAGGAGGCCGCCGACGCCATCGACCGGCTGCGCGTCGCCCGGATTCTCACCGGCGGCACGGCGCCGGACGAGCCCCTGGACTTCGTCCACCCGCTGATCGCCACCTCCGTCTACCGGTCGATCCCCGGCGCCCTGCGCACCGGCATGCACGGCGAGGCGGCGGTGGCCGTCGTCGAGGCCGGACTCGGGGCGGCGGCCACCGCCCGGCACCTGCAGGAGACCCCGGCCGAGGGCGACCCCTGGGTCGTCACCCAGTTACGCGAGGCCGCCCGCGAATACCTGCGGTCCGGAGCGCCCGAGGCCGCCCGCCGCTGTCTCGCCCGCGCCCTGCGCGAACCCCCGCCGTTCGGGGACCGCGCGGCGGTGCTGTTCGAACTCGGCTGCTCCTCCCTGCTCGCCGAGCCCGCCACCACCGTCAACCATCTGCGCTCCGCCCTGGAACAGCCCGATCTCGCCCCCGCCCTGCGCGAGGCCATCACCTACCGGCTGGCCCAGGCACTGGGCCACAGCGACCGGATGGCGGAAGCCGCCCAGGTCGTGGCCCAGGAGGCCCGGCAGGCCGCCAGCGCGAAAACCCGCCTGCGCATGCAGGCCGAGCAGTTCATGTGGAACGCCTTCCGCGCCGACGAGGCGGACTCCCCGGTCCGCTCGCGCAGGCTCGCCAAACTCGCCGACCACCTCACCGGCCGGGGCCTCGCCGAGCGCTACATCCTCGGCCTGCGCGGCTGGGACGCGATGGTGCGCGGCGAACCCGCCGCCACCGCGCTGAAGTACGCCGACCAGGCCCTGGGTGACGGTCTGAGCTGGACCGACGACAACTGGGGCTTCGAGGTCCCGGTCCTGGTCGCCCTCACCTACATGTACTGCGACCAGCCGGGCCAGGCCGAGCTGCTCTTCACCCAGGGCATCGCCGAATGCGAGCGCAAGGGCTGGCGCGGCGCCCATCTGTCCTTCGGATTCACCCTCCTGGGCTACATCCGCTACCGGCGCGGCCGGCTCGCCGAGGCGGAGGACCTGGTCCAGGCGGGCTTACGGATCGCCAACCGGGTCGGCAGCCAGGTCCCGGCGCAGTGGTTCGCGCTCGGCATCCTGATCGAGATCCTGCTCGCCAGGGGACGGGTCCGCGAGGCCCGGCAGCTGGCCGACACCTTCCACTACGGGGACGTGGTCCCCAACGCCGTCGTCTACCCCGACTCCGCGACCGTCTACACCGGCCTCCTGCTCGCCGAAGGGCTGCGACAGGACGCCGAACAGCGCCTCACCGCCGTCGGTGCCCGCTTCGACGCGCGCGGCATGCGCAACCCCGCCTGGTGCCCCTGGCAGCTCAACCTGTCCTCCGCCCTGGCGCTCGCCGACCCCGAACGGGCCGCCGCCCAGGCCTCCGAGGCCCTCGCCCGGGCCCGGCAGTTCGGGACCGAGTCCGCCATCGGGCAGGCCCTCCTGGCCGCCGCCGAGGTCGCGTCCGGCCCGGAGGAACTGAACCTCCTCACCGAGGCCGTCCGGCACCTGGAGCGCTCACCCGCCGCGTACGACCTGGCCCGAGGCCTGGTCGCCCACGGCTCCGCGCTGCGCCGCGCCGGGCTGCCCCAGGACGCCGCCGACCAGCTCTACCGCGGGCTCGAGGACGCCGTGCACTGCGGCGCCGACAGCCTCGCCGCCCGGGCCCGCGACGAACTCTCCGCCGCCGGACTGCGCCCGCTCCCGCTGCGGTACGCCGACACCGACGGCCTCACCGCCCAGGAGCGCGCCGTGGCCGAGCACGCCGCCCGTGGGCAGGGGACCGCCGCGATAGCCGGGGAACTGGGCATCAGCGAACGGACCGTCAACCGGCTGCTGTCCGCGGCCTGCCGCAAGGTCGGCACCGACCAGGCCGGACTGTCCAGGGCACTCGCCAAGACAGCGGAGGGCCGCCGCGGCTCCTGA
- a CDS encoding ATP-binding protein, with protein MPQYVARAGRLLLEREAELVAVDEALSELTGLRADGADSGARGSAPGRPRGGLLAFSGPAGLGKTTLLAETCRRAAARGCTVLSARGGDQEQQVAFHVARQLLQPQLAGAGDAALRATLGSWYGIVGPALGLCTAAGGAPPDPQGIGDGLDWVLTHLAVQRAPVVLVLDDAHWADPESLRWLSAYAPRAEDLPMLIVVGYRPDELPAHAESFRGLPGRSGTRPIGLEPLSAQAIGRLVRGSVGEHADDAFCRECWAVTAGNPFEAVELTAKVRDRGLSPDESSAHLLRDLAAAVKGRGLITRLERLGPSTVRFAWAAAVLGTSIPPALAASVAGLGGEEAADAVDRLREVRILTGGERLEFVHPLIATAVYRAIPDAVRVALHGQAAWSVVDAGFGPSMAARHLLETHPEADPWVVQQLRQAARDTLRAGAPDAARRYLARALREPPLPEERAAVLYELGCSSLLTEPATTVNHLRAALEEPIADAALRDGIVYRLSQSLAHSDRLGEAADTVGQAARTATSAKTRLRMQEEQFMWDAFRSDEPDSPARSRRLTRLAERLTGRDLTERYIIGLRAWDATLRAEPARTVIRHAERALRGGLPWAHEDFGFEVPVLVAMTFMYADRPGRAEELFATGIADFERQGWRGAHLAFGYALLGYVRYRRGRLTEAEDFARDGLRLAERVGRGTPVQWYCVAILVEVLLARGRTREAAALAEEYDFGAPFPAAVVFPDAQAVHGELLLARGLYKEAAAELAAVGRRLDPRGMRNPAWCPWQLNLALAESHDAPDQARATALEAVERARQFGTASAIGSALRTLAEVTPGGDRAKTLEEAVSHLERSPSAYELARALVGHGAALRRTGSLHDAAEQLYRGLEGALLCGADGLAERARDELAAAGLRPRRLRTTDTDALTTQERAVAARSARGDDPADIARDLGIDQREVALLLSAVYRKVGTDQAGLAQALGD; from the coding sequence ATGCCGCAGTACGTCGCACGCGCCGGGCGTTTGCTGCTCGAACGCGAGGCCGAACTCGTAGCCGTGGACGAGGCGCTGAGCGAACTCACCGGCCTGCGCGCAGACGGCGCCGACAGTGGCGCCCGCGGCAGCGCCCCCGGCCGCCCGCGCGGCGGACTGCTCGCGTTCTCCGGGCCCGCCGGACTCGGAAAGACCACCCTGCTCGCCGAGACCTGCCGCCGGGCCGCCGCAAGGGGCTGCACGGTGCTGTCCGCCCGTGGCGGCGACCAGGAACAGCAGGTCGCCTTCCACGTGGCCCGGCAGCTCCTCCAGCCGCAGCTCGCCGGAGCCGGCGACGCCGCGCTGCGCGCCACGCTCGGCAGCTGGTACGGCATCGTCGGCCCGGCCCTTGGCCTGTGCACCGCGGCCGGCGGCGCTCCGCCCGACCCGCAGGGCATCGGCGACGGCCTGGACTGGGTGCTCACCCACCTCGCGGTGCAGCGCGCCCCGGTCGTACTCGTCCTGGACGACGCCCACTGGGCCGACCCCGAGTCGCTGCGCTGGCTGTCCGCCTACGCACCGCGCGCCGAGGATCTGCCCATGCTGATCGTCGTCGGCTACCGGCCCGACGAACTGCCCGCCCACGCCGAGTCGTTCCGCGGCCTGCCGGGCCGCTCGGGCACCCGCCCCATCGGCCTCGAACCGCTCAGCGCCCAGGCCATCGGCCGGCTCGTGCGCGGCTCGGTCGGCGAGCACGCCGACGACGCCTTCTGCCGGGAGTGCTGGGCCGTCACCGCCGGCAACCCCTTCGAGGCCGTCGAGCTGACCGCCAAGGTCCGGGACCGGGGACTCAGCCCCGACGAGTCCAGCGCCCACCTGCTGCGCGACCTCGCCGCCGCCGTCAAGGGCCGGGGCCTGATCACCCGGCTGGAACGGCTCGGGCCCTCCACCGTCCGCTTCGCCTGGGCCGCCGCCGTACTCGGCACCTCCATCCCGCCCGCCCTCGCGGCCAGCGTCGCCGGCCTGGGCGGCGAGGAGGCCGCCGACGCCGTCGACCGGCTGCGGGAGGTCCGCATCCTCACCGGCGGCGAGCGGCTGGAGTTCGTCCACCCCCTCATCGCCACCGCCGTCTACCGGGCGATCCCGGACGCCGTCAGGGTCGCCCTGCACGGCCAGGCCGCCTGGTCGGTCGTGGACGCCGGATTCGGTCCGTCGATGGCCGCCCGCCACCTCCTGGAGACCCACCCCGAGGCCGACCCCTGGGTCGTCCAGCAGCTCCGCCAGGCCGCCCGGGACACCCTGCGCGCGGGCGCCCCCGACGCCGCCCGCCGCTACCTCGCCCGCGCCCTGCGCGAGCCGCCTTTGCCCGAGGAGCGGGCCGCCGTCCTGTACGAACTCGGCTGCTCCTCCTTGCTCACCGAGCCCGCCACCACCGTCAACCACCTGCGCGCCGCCCTGGAGGAGCCGATCGCCGACGCCGCGCTGCGCGACGGCATCGTCTACCGGCTCTCCCAGTCCCTCGCCCACAGCGACCGGCTCGGCGAGGCCGCCGACACCGTCGGCCAGGCGGCCCGCACCGCCACCAGCGCCAAAACCCGCCTGCGCATGCAGGAAGAGCAGTTCATGTGGGACGCCTTCCGCTCCGACGAACCCGACTCGCCCGCCCGCTCCCGCCGCCTCACCCGCCTCGCCGAGCGCCTCACCGGCCGCGACCTCACTGAGCGCTACATCATCGGCCTGCGCGCATGGGACGCCACCCTGCGCGCCGAACCCGCCCGCACCGTCATCCGCCACGCCGAACGCGCCCTGCGCGGCGGCCTGCCCTGGGCCCACGAGGACTTCGGCTTCGAGGTGCCGGTCCTGGTCGCCATGACCTTCATGTACGCCGACCGGCCCGGCCGCGCCGAAGAGCTCTTCGCCACCGGCATCGCCGACTTCGAACGCCAGGGCTGGCGCGGCGCCCACCTCGCCTTCGGCTACGCCCTGCTCGGCTACGTACGCTACCGGCGCGGGCGCCTCACCGAGGCCGAGGACTTCGCCCGCGACGGCCTGCGCCTGGCCGAGCGGGTCGGCCGCGGCACCCCCGTCCAGTGGTACTGCGTCGCCATCCTCGTCGAGGTCCTGCTCGCGCGCGGCCGGACCCGGGAGGCGGCGGCGCTCGCCGAGGAGTACGACTTCGGCGCGCCCTTCCCCGCCGCCGTGGTGTTCCCCGACGCGCAGGCCGTGCACGGCGAGCTGCTGCTCGCGCGCGGCCTGTACAAGGAAGCGGCCGCCGAGCTGGCCGCCGTCGGCCGCCGCCTCGACCCGCGCGGCATGCGCAACCCCGCCTGGTGCCCCTGGCAGCTCAACCTCGCGCTCGCCGAGTCCCACGACGCGCCCGACCAGGCCCGCGCCACCGCCCTGGAAGCGGTCGAGCGCGCCCGGCAGTTCGGCACCGCCTCCGCCATCGGCAGCGCGCTGCGCACCCTCGCCGAGGTCACGCCGGGCGGCGACCGTGCCAAGACGCTCGAAGAGGCCGTCTCCCACCTGGAGCGCTCCCCGTCCGCGTACGAACTCGCCCGCGCCCTCGTCGGCCACGGCGCCGCGCTCCGCCGCACCGGCAGCCTCCACGACGCCGCCGAGCAGCTCTACCGCGGCCTGGAAGGCGCCCTCCTCTGCGGCGCCGACGGCCTCGCCGAGCGCGCCCGCGACGAACTGGCCGCCGCCGGCCTGCGGCCCCGGCGCCTGCGCACGACCGACACGGACGCCCTCACGACGCAGGAACGCGCGGTAGCCGCCCGCTCCGCGCGGGGCGACGACCCCGCGGACATCGCCCGGGACCTCGGGATCGACCAGCGCGAAGTGGCCCTCCTGCTGTCGGCGGTGTACCGGAAGGTCGGTACGGACCAGGCCGGGCTTGCCCAGGCGCTGGGCGACTAG
- a CDS encoding N-acetylmuramoyl-L-alanine amidase yields the protein MVPAASAAAGQDGLTLQQAFADAAERYQVPESVLLGVSYLESRWDTHQGLPSVTGGYGPMHLTDAATALADFPQTGDGGDDARGDSARPLVTAVTAAAPDTSDLPASLTTLDRAAGLTGLSAQSLREDPAANVAGGAALLAAAQKSLDQPLGPSSDPADWYGAVAAYSGADDTATAAAFADDVFGVVRGGEARTTDTGQRIALAAAPDVAPDTGQLPGLALKAAADDSETECPSDVACEWLPAPYQELSGGDYGNHDVADRPNDEKIDYIVIHDTEGSWDTALKLVQDPTYLAWHYTVRSADGHIAQHLKTKDVGWHAGNWYVNAKSIGVEHEGILTDPGTWYTEAMYRSSARLVRYLADKYGIPLDRQHILGHDNVPGPVTSYISGMHTDPGPYWDWAHYFELMGAPLRATAGPSGGLVTIRPDYETNQPLYTGCVTAGDTCPARGSEAVRLYTEPREDAPLVQDIGLHGATGASTTGVNDTGARASTGQQYAVAGREGDWTAIWYLGQKAWFHNPEAQPTAVDAKGLVITPKAGLTDIPVYGRAYPEAAAYPSTVPVQAISALPYKLLAGQHYVIGLKTQGEYFRAVTFDASQHVVVRGAQEYYEIQFGHRIAYVNAADVTVQRSQDCSLTS from the coding sequence ATGGTGCCGGCGGCGAGTGCGGCAGCGGGCCAGGACGGCTTAACGCTTCAACAGGCCTTCGCCGACGCGGCGGAGCGCTACCAGGTCCCCGAGAGCGTGCTGCTCGGCGTCTCCTATCTGGAGTCGCGCTGGGACACCCACCAGGGTCTGCCGAGCGTCACCGGCGGCTACGGCCCGATGCACCTGACCGACGCGGCCACCGCGCTGGCCGACTTCCCCCAGACGGGTGACGGCGGCGACGACGCCCGCGGCGACTCCGCGCGGCCGCTGGTCACAGCGGTGACCGCCGCCGCTCCCGACACATCCGACCTGCCCGCCTCGCTCACCACCCTGGACCGCGCGGCCGGCCTCACGGGGCTGTCCGCGCAGTCGCTGCGCGAGGACCCGGCGGCGAACGTCGCGGGCGGCGCGGCCCTGCTCGCCGCGGCCCAGAAGTCCCTGGACCAGCCGCTCGGCCCGTCCTCCGACCCTGCCGACTGGTACGGCGCGGTCGCCGCGTACTCGGGCGCGGACGACACGGCCACGGCCGCCGCCTTCGCCGACGACGTCTTCGGCGTGGTCCGCGGCGGCGAGGCCCGCACCACCGACACCGGCCAGCGGATCGCCCTGGCCGCCGCACCGGATGTCGCCCCGGACACCGGCCAGTTGCCGGGGCTCGCGCTCAAGGCGGCGGCCGACGACAGCGAGACCGAGTGCCCGAGCGATGTGGCCTGCGAGTGGCTCCCGGCTCCGTACCAGGAGCTCTCCGGCGGCGACTACGGCAACCACGACGTCGCCGACCGCCCCAACGACGAGAAGATCGACTACATCGTCATCCACGACACCGAGGGAAGCTGGGACACCGCCCTCAAGCTGGTCCAGGACCCGACCTATCTGGCCTGGCACTACACCGTCCGCTCCGCCGACGGCCACATCGCCCAGCATCTGAAGACCAAGGACGTCGGCTGGCACGCGGGCAACTGGTACGTCAACGCCAAGTCCATCGGCGTCGAGCACGAGGGCATCCTCACCGACCCCGGCACCTGGTACACCGAGGCGATGTACCGCAGCTCCGCCCGCCTGGTGCGGTACCTGGCCGACAAGTACGGCATCCCGCTCGACCGGCAGCACATCCTCGGCCACGACAACGTCCCCGGCCCGGTCACCTCGTACATCTCCGGCATGCACACCGACCCCGGCCCCTACTGGGACTGGGCGCACTACTTCGAGCTGATGGGCGCCCCGCTGCGCGCCACGGCCGGCCCGAGCGGCGGCCTGGTCACCATCCGGCCGGACTACGAGACCAACCAGCCGCTCTACACCGGCTGCGTCACGGCCGGCGACACCTGCCCGGCACGCGGCTCCGAGGCCGTCCGGCTCTACACCGAGCCGCGCGAGGACGCCCCGCTCGTCCAGGACATCGGGCTGCACGGCGCGACCGGCGCCTCGACGACCGGTGTCAACGACACCGGCGCCCGGGCCTCCACCGGCCAGCAGTACGCGGTCGCCGGGCGCGAAGGCGACTGGACCGCGATCTGGTACCTCGGCCAGAAGGCCTGGTTCCACAACCCCGAGGCGCAGCCGACCGCCGTCGACGCCAAGGGGCTGGTGATCACCCCGAAGGCCGGCCTGACCGACATCCCGGTGTACGGGCGCGCCTATCCGGAGGCGGCGGCGTACCCGTCGACCGTGCCGGTGCAGGCGATCTCGGCGCTGCCGTACAAGCTGCTCGCGGGGCAGCACTATGTGATCGGCCTGAAGACGCAGGGCGAGTACTTCCGGGCGGTGACCTTCGACGCCTCGCAGCATGTGGTGGTGCGGGGCGCGCAGGAGTACTACGAGATCCAGTTCGGGCACCGGATCGCCTATGTGAACGCGGCCGACGTGACGGTGCAGCGGTCGCAGGACTGCTCGCTGACGTCGTAG
- a CDS encoding aminoglycoside phosphotransferase family protein, giving the protein MYSASSSVSAPPRPSHVPGTDSGLRPRPFSAARRPVPAGTSHPLSGRLDLTGPQGAQLRTAIASVQRICPEFAPVQMLRRSSRSVLLVGTSGRSPAVAKVLLDHSPAWAERFRHEIAAYRAFVRHRPPARVPRLIAADPESCTLVLERMPGRVAATRRHPTEAPARGDVRAALSAFARVNLWRPPSGVFDAPIDYPARISRYHELGLLTDRDMGDLQKLLHGLAHVQGQFNHGDALLSNVLLSPAGPVLVDWEHAGWYLPGYDLAVLWSILGDDPVTRRQISQSAQAAGPAARDSFLVNLMLVLTREIRTYETAVQRTMRSTVPAAPGAAEVGEEQRLLLRRLHDDCGLARRAVRAAVGTR; this is encoded by the coding sequence ATGTATTCAGCATCGTCCTCCGTGTCCGCACCGCCCCGGCCGTCCCACGTCCCCGGGACCGATTCCGGACTGCGCCCCCGCCCCTTCTCCGCCGCCAGGCGGCCCGTACCGGCGGGCACCTCCCATCCGCTCAGCGGGAGACTCGACTTGACCGGCCCCCAGGGCGCGCAGCTGCGCACTGCCATCGCCTCGGTGCAGCGGATTTGCCCCGAGTTCGCCCCCGTACAGATGCTGCGACGCAGCAGCCGTTCCGTCCTTCTGGTCGGAACCTCCGGACGCAGCCCCGCCGTGGCGAAGGTCCTGCTGGACCACTCCCCCGCGTGGGCGGAGCGCTTCCGGCACGAGATAGCGGCCTACCGCGCGTTCGTGCGGCACCGTCCGCCGGCCCGGGTGCCGCGGCTGATCGCCGCCGACCCGGAGTCCTGCACGCTGGTGCTTGAGCGGATGCCCGGAAGGGTCGCGGCCACCCGTCGGCACCCGACCGAGGCCCCGGCGCGCGGCGACGTGCGCGCGGCGCTGTCGGCCTTCGCCCGGGTGAACCTGTGGCGGCCGCCGTCCGGTGTCTTCGACGCGCCGATCGACTACCCGGCCCGGATCTCCCGCTACCACGAGCTCGGGCTGCTCACCGACCGCGACATGGGTGACCTGCAGAAGCTGCTGCACGGGCTCGCCCACGTCCAGGGGCAGTTCAACCACGGCGACGCCCTGCTGTCGAACGTGCTGCTCTCCCCCGCCGGCCCCGTGCTGGTGGACTGGGAGCACGCCGGTTGGTACCTGCCCGGATACGACCTCGCCGTCCTGTGGTCGATACTGGGCGACGACCCGGTCACCCGCCGTCAGATCAGCCAGTCGGCGCAGGCCGCGGGCCCGGCGGCCCGTGACTCCTTCCTGGTGAACCTGATGCTCGTGCTCACCCGTGAGATCCGTACGTACGAGACCGCCGTACAGCGCACCATGCGCAGCACCGTCCCGGCGGCGCCCGGTGCGGCCGAGGTCGGCGAGGAGCAGCGGCTGCTGCTGCGCCGGCTGCACGACGACTGCGGGCTCGCGCGCCGCGCGGTGCGGGCGGCCGTGGGAACGCGGTGA
- a CDS encoding DNA-binding protein NsdB — protein sequence MAKESNTRLADLFALTGWSKGELARLVNRQAAATGHPQLATDTSRVRRWIETGESPREPVPTVLAALFTERLGRVVTIEDLGFGRHRRTSSKKQSVNADGLPWPPERTAAVLTEFTGMDLMLNRRGLVGAGAALAAGSAITGAMYEWLHAQPAVAAGTPSFGGAFATDLIPVSSDRYEAAPVGSEEIEALERSVEVFRAWDAARGGGLQRKAVVGQLNEVGGMLSYQHPTHLKRRLWGVAANLAVLAGWMSHDVGLEPTAQKYFVIATHAAREGGDRPRAGEALSRAARQMVHLGRPDDALDLMKLAKSGSGEENLPRTRAMLHTIEAWAQASMGRGQAMRRTLGEAEDLFVSDKGDVPPPSWMQNFDEADLHGMQALAFRTLAEHDPSAASQAQLHAKRALELRATGHNRSQIFDYISLASACFIADDPEQADTYARMALLSIGQTSSHRTWERLRQMYRLTGRYADYTKIQDLRAELDAALPKSPVPKARNTEI from the coding sequence GTGGCCAAGGAATCCAACACACGACTCGCGGACCTCTTCGCCCTCACGGGCTGGTCCAAGGGCGAACTCGCGCGGCTGGTCAACCGGCAGGCGGCGGCCACAGGCCACCCCCAGCTGGCGACCGACACCTCGCGGGTGCGCCGTTGGATCGAGACCGGGGAATCACCGCGCGAACCCGTGCCGACCGTGTTGGCAGCCTTGTTCACCGAGCGTCTCGGCCGTGTCGTAACCATCGAGGATCTCGGGTTCGGCCGGCACCGGCGTACGAGCAGTAAGAAGCAGTCCGTCAACGCCGACGGACTGCCGTGGCCACCGGAGCGAACTGCCGCGGTCCTCACCGAATTCACGGGAATGGACCTCATGCTCAACCGACGCGGTCTGGTGGGCGCGGGCGCCGCGCTCGCCGCAGGCTCCGCAATCACCGGCGCCATGTACGAATGGCTGCACGCCCAGCCGGCCGTAGCGGCCGGCACCCCATCGTTCGGCGGCGCGTTCGCCACCGACCTCATCCCGGTCTCGTCCGACCGGTACGAAGCGGCCCCTGTGGGCTCGGAGGAGATCGAGGCCCTTGAGCGCTCGGTCGAGGTCTTCCGCGCCTGGGACGCGGCCCGTGGCGGCGGGCTGCAGCGCAAGGCGGTCGTGGGCCAGCTCAACGAGGTGGGCGGAATGCTCTCCTACCAGCACCCCACACACCTCAAGCGCAGGCTCTGGGGTGTGGCGGCCAACCTGGCCGTCCTGGCCGGGTGGATGTCCCACGACGTGGGCCTGGAGCCCACCGCCCAGAAGTACTTCGTCATCGCCACCCATGCCGCCCGCGAGGGCGGCGACCGGCCGCGCGCCGGCGAGGCCCTCTCCCGGGCCGCCCGCCAGATGGTGCATCTGGGCCGGCCGGACGACGCGCTGGACCTGATGAAGCTCGCGAAATCCGGCTCCGGCGAGGAGAACCTGCCGCGCACCCGGGCGATGCTCCACACCATCGAGGCCTGGGCGCAGGCCTCCATGGGGCGCGGCCAGGCGATGCGGCGCACCCTGGGCGAGGCCGAGGACCTGTTCGTCTCCGACAAGGGCGATGTGCCTCCGCCGAGCTGGATGCAGAACTTCGACGAGGCGGATCTGCACGGCATGCAGGCCCTGGCCTTCCGCACGCTGGCCGAGCACGACCCGTCGGCCGCCAGCCAGGCGCAGCTGCACGCCAAGCGCGCGCTGGAACTGCGCGCGACGGGCCACAACCGGTCCCAGATCTTCGACTACATCTCGCTGGCGTCGGCCTGCTTCATCGCCGACGACCCCGAACAGGCCGACACCTATGCCAGGATGGCGCTGCTGTCGATCGGGCAGACCTCCTCCCATCGCACCTGGGAGCGGCTGCGGCAGATGTACCGGCTCACCGGGCGGTACGCCGACTACACCAAGATCCAGGACCTGCGGGCGGAGCTCGATGCGGCGCTGCCCAAGAGCCCTGTGCCGAAGGCCCGGAACACGGAGATCTAG